In Bos taurus isolate L1 Dominette 01449 registration number 42190680 breed Hereford chromosome 11, ARS-UCD2.0, whole genome shotgun sequence, one DNA window encodes the following:
- the CCT4 gene encoding T-complex protein 1 subunit delta (The RefSeq protein has 2 substitutions compared to this genomic sequence): MPENVAPRTGPPAGAAGAAGGRGKSAYQDRDKPAQIRFSNISAAKAVADAIRTSLGPKGMDKMIQDGKGDVTITNDGATILKQMQVLHPAARMLVELSKAQDIEAGDGTTSVVIIAGSLLDSCTKLLQKGIHPTIISESFQKALEKGIEILTDMSRPEELSDRETLLNSAATSLNSKVVSQYSSLLSPMSVDAVMKVIDPATATSVDLRDIKIVKKLGGTIDDCELVEGLVLTQKVANSGITRVEKAKIGLIQFCLSAPKTDMDNQIVVSDYVQMDRVLREERAYILNLVKQIKKTGCNVLLIQKSILRDALSDLALHFLNKMKIMVVKDIEREDIEFICKTIGTKPVAHVDQFTADMLGSAELAEEVSLNGSGKLIKITGCASPGKTVTIVVRGSNKLVIEEAERSIHDALCVIRCLVKKRALIAGGGAPEIELALRLTEYSRTLSGMESYCIRAFADAMEVIPSTLAENAGLNPISTVTELRNRHAQGEKTTGINVRKGGISNILEEQVVQPLLVSVSALTLATETVRSILKIDDVVNTR; the protein is encoded by the exons CTGTTGCTGATGCCATTAGAACAAGCCTCGGACCAAAAGGAATGGATAAAATG ATTCAAGATGGAAAAGGTGATGTGACCATTACAAATGATGGTGCCACCATTCTGAAACAAATGCAGGTGTTACATCCAGCAGCCAGAATG CTGGTGGAGCTGTCCAAGGCTCAGGATATAGAAGCAGGAGATGGCACCACATCAGTGGTCATTATTGCTGGCTCTCTTTTGGATTCCTGTACCAAGCTTCTTCAGAAAG GGATTCATCCCACCATCATTTCTGAGTCATTCCAGAAGGCTTTGGAAAAGGGCATTGAAATCTTGACTGACATGTCTCGACCTGTGGAACTGAGTGACAGAGAAACTTTGTTAAATAGTGCGGCCACTTCATTGAACTCAAAG GTTGTGTCTCAGTATTCAAGTCTCCTTTCTCCAATGAGTGTAGATGCAGTGATGAAAGTGATTGACCCAGCCACAGCTACTAGTGTAGATCTTAGAGATATTAAAATAGTTAAGAAGCTTGG tggGACAATTGATGATTGTGAGTTGGTGGAAGGTCTGGTTCTTACTCAAAAGGTAGCAAATTCTGGCATAACCAGAGTTGAAAAGGCTAAGATTGGGCTTATTCAGTTCTGCTTATCTGCTCCCAAAACAGAT ATGGACAATCAAATAGTGGTTTCTGACTATGTTCAAATGGATCGAGTGCTAAGAGAAGAGAGAGCTTATATTCTAAATTTAgtgaagcaaattaaaaaaacaggatGTAATGTTCTTCTCATACAGAAGTCTATTCTAAG AGATGCTCTTAGTGATCTTGCATTGCATTTCCTgaacaaaatgaagataatggtggtAAAGGATATTGAAAGAGAAGACATTGAATTCATTTGTAAG ACGATTGGAACCAAACCAGTTGCTCATGTTGACCAGTTCACTGCTGACATGCTGGGATCTGCTGAGTTAGCTGAGGAGGTCAGCTTAAATGGTTCTGGCAAACTGATCAAG ATTACAGGCTGTGCAAGCCCTGGAAAAACAGTTACAATTGTTGTTCGTGGTTCTAACAAATTGGTGATTGAAGAAGCTGAGCGCTCTATCCATGATGCTCTCTGTGTTATTCGCTGTTTAGTGAAGAAGAG AGCTCTTATTGCAGGAGGTGGTGCTCCAGAAATAGAGTTGGCCCTACGGTTAACTGAATACTCACGAACATTGAGTGGTATGGAATCCTACTGCATTCGTGCTTTTGCAGATGCTATGGAAGTCATTCCATCTACACTAGCTGAAAACGCTGGCCTGAATCCCATTTCTACTGTAACAGAACTAAGAAACCGGCATGCTCAGGGAGAAAAAACTACAGGCATTAATGTCCGAAAG GGTGGTATTTCCAACATACTGGAGGAACTGGTTGTCCAGCCTCTGTTGGTTTCAGTCAGTGCACTGACTCTAGCAACTGAAACTGTCCGGAGCATTCTGAAGATTGATGATGTG gtaAACACTCGGTAA